The bacterium region TCGCAGGTCGGCTGTGCCCTGGGATGTAAATTTTGTCAGACCGGAACCATGGGGCTCAAGCGCCACTTATCACAGAGTGAGATTCTCTCTCAGGTTATGGGGGTTGTGGTAGATTCGACTCAAAACTTTCAGGATATGTTTTCGAATATGGTTTTCATGGGAATGGGAGAGCCGTTCCACAACTATGACGGTGTTACAAGAGCTATTAGTATTTTAAATGATGTTCACGGGCTCGCTCTGCCAAGTCGTAAAATTACGGTGTCTACTGCTGGACTTGTTCCAGCCATAAAGCGGTTCTTCGAGGAGGGAGTTGGGGCCAATCTCGCGATATCGCTCAATGCCACTACTAACAAAGTTCGTGATGAGATTATGCCCATCAATCAACGCTATCCACTGGAAGAGCTCTTAGGCACCCTCCGTAGCATTGATGTTCCACCGAGAAAGCGTATTACGATGGAGTATGTAATGCTGCGTGGAATAAACGATACCGAAGAAGACCTGAATAGACTCCCGTCCTTGCTAAAAGGCATTCCGTGCAAGATAAACCTCATTCCCTACAACTTTAACACGGGCCTTGGATTTGATGCTCCAACTGAAACGACTTTACACCGCTGGCAGAAAGCACTGATGAGGCACAACTTCGTTGTGACGATTCGTTGGTCGAAAGGACGCGACATTGATGCGGCATGTGGGCAGCTCGTGACGAAAAGCCGTAGGGAAAAGCGGCAGCACAAAGTTGACGCTCCCCCTTCAGTTCAGGGAAAAGCACCTGAAAGCAGTAGCCTCTCGGTTCTTAACTCGCGATAGTGCAGCCATATCTCCGAATTCCTTTCTGAATCCTCGAGTCGCCCACCTTAGTTCCTACAGAGAAGTCAGAAAATATCGAAAAATACCAATATTATTAGCGAGATACTCATCTGAATTCATATCAGGAAACTCTTTTCGCTAAGTGGTGATTAACTCCTGTACGTGGTCACGTGCGTACTTGGGGGGATGTTTCATGAATACAGTACCTGAAATGGATGACGAGTATAGTAATGAATATGAGCAATACCTTTTAATCGTAAAGCGGTACGCACAGAAGTTCTCTTCCCGCTCCTCGCACCCAGAAGAGCTCAGAGAAGAGCTTTTCTCGATAGGGACCCTTGCCTTTTTAGAAGCCTTTGAGCGGTACAAATCTTTCACAGAAATTCATCGAATCAGAGCTTTATCACTGAGAATAAGAGGAGAGATGATTGATTATCTCGCTAAATCAAAAAGACAGCGAGAACGCTTTATTAGTACAGAGTCCAAAGAGTCTGCTTCAAGGAGAACCGGTCCAGAATATCGTCATATCCTTTCTGACATTCGTTCGAAATTAGAAGCTGGATTTCAAAATCTCACCTATGAAGAGCGCTTGATTCTTCAGAACTTTCTAACCGGTAAAGAAAAATACCGGGTGAGAGAGATCTCGCCGTCAAGTAGAACAAAGATAAAGCAAAGAGCCTTTAAGAAACTCCGGAAGCATCTTTCTTTTAAGTACGAGAAAACTGAACTATTCAGCATACTGGCTGAGTAGCGGCTCCTCCCACGGCATCCTCACTATCGCCTCAGGGACGTAGGGTGAATCCCCTACAAAAAAAGAAGCTGCTACCTGATTACTGGGGATATTCTCAATGAACTCATCACTATTACCCCGAGGGGCTTTAATAAGTAATAAGGAGGTGCATGTGGTTTGAAAGGATAGTGTAGGCGTATATCTCTATCCCGAGGAGCTCTTGGTAGCGAGCCATGATGCCTCCTATGAGCTTTGTATTCTTAGCAGTAGGCATACAGCTCGTACCGTGCGGGTGGTAATGAGGCGGTAAAGAGACGGGTCTTTGGTTCGTAGTGGATTTCCCATGACAGAGTGTTAATCGGAGGGGGTCCTCTGATAGTTCGTGAGTATGAGAAAAAAAGATGGTGGTACTTGATTACTGGGGGACACGAAAGATCTCTTTTTGTGCTAGGGCGAGTCTGACGAGATGACGCGCTGCTTCGGTGGCATAACCATTTCCCCAGAAACGTTTGGCGATCACGTAGCCAATTGTTACGGAATGGTCCTCTGGAACGAGTGAAATCGCTCCTAGGAGCATAGAGTCAGAGCTCCTTACTATGAAATATTCGAAGCACTCGTTC contains the following coding sequences:
- a CDS encoding sigma-70 family RNA polymerase sigma factor, which codes for MNTVPEMDDEYSNEYEQYLLIVKRYAQKFSSRSSHPEELREELFSIGTLAFLEAFERYKSFTEIHRIRALSLRIRGEMIDYLAKSKRQRERFISTESKESASRRTGPEYRHILSDIRSKLEAGFQNLTYEERLILQNFLTGKEKYRVREISPSSRTKIKQRAFKKLRKHLSFKYEKTELFSILAE
- the rlmN gene encoding 23S rRNA (adenine(2503)-C(2))-methyltransferase RlmN: MSDFFSYTRAELEDFLTSTLSLPRYRADQLFQWIYQKRVFNPEQWTNIGKHDRARLADAFTFPRLEPKYRALSSDGTRKYLFSVGSEDEVESVMIKQPARMTLCVSSQVGCALGCKFCQTGTMGLKRHLSQSEILSQVMGVVVDSTQNFQDMFSNMVFMGMGEPFHNYDGVTRAISILNDVHGLALPSRKITVSTAGLVPAIKRFFEEGVGANLAISLNATTNKVRDEIMPINQRYPLEELLGTLRSIDVPPRKRITMEYVMLRGINDTEEDLNRLPSLLKGIPCKINLIPYNFNTGLGFDAPTETTLHRWQKALMRHNFVVTIRWSKGRDIDAACGQLVTKSRREKRQHKVDAPPSVQGKAPESSSLSVLNSR